In Verrucomicrobiota bacterium, the following proteins share a genomic window:
- a CDS encoding HAD hydrolase family protein, which translates to MGDLASSFKKESSLDWAKIQLLALDVDGVLTDGTIFVGADGFELKQFSILDGMGLACLKKMGIALAVISGRLSPATTSRMQELKFDHIIQGRNDKGVALAELAGQLDLAVECICYMGDDEIDVPALEFAGIGVAVANAVPLALKTANYLTTKQGGKGAVREVCDRILESRNESVLALSTS; encoded by the coding sequence ATGGGTGATTTAGCTAGCAGTTTTAAAAAGGAATCTTCTCTTGATTGGGCGAAAATCCAGTTGCTTGCGCTTGATGTTGATGGGGTGCTCACGGATGGAACTATTTTTGTGGGTGCTGACGGTTTCGAGCTAAAACAATTTTCTATACTGGATGGGATGGGGCTGGCCTGTTTAAAAAAAATGGGGATTGCGTTAGCCGTTATTTCAGGACGTTTGTCTCCGGCAACGACTTCGAGGATGCAGGAATTAAAATTTGACCACATCATCCAAGGCCGAAACGACAAAGGAGTTGCCTTGGCTGAATTAGCTGGCCAGCTAGATTTAGCCGTGGAGTGCATTTGCTACATGGGAGACGACGAGATAGATGTACCTGCCTTGGAATTTGCCGGGATTGGCGTTGCCGTGGCCAACGCAGTTCCGTTGGCTTTGAAAACTGCTAACTATTTAACCACAAAACAAGGAGGGAAGGGTGCTGTACGGGAAGTCTGCGACCGAATCCTTGAAAGTAGGAACGAGAGTGTGTTAGCTTTGTCTACTTCTTAA
- the lptC gene encoding LPS export ABC transporter periplasmic protein LptC: MRRLSNITKIALLFALCSLPLGLLVNSQILPDAPIEGVRVTMFSDEGFRLWNLKGSSATYGDNGIVEMTNLDLQIYQGEQGKDMDMHIQSAEAVYQSIDQAVSGDGGVIVDGEFYEIEGENWNYSQDDRIIHVHKNVKVVIDYELEAFLK; the protein is encoded by the coding sequence ATGCGACGCCTATCCAATATTACCAAGATTGCTTTACTCTTTGCTCTCTGCTCATTGCCTCTGGGATTACTGGTAAACTCGCAGATTCTTCCCGATGCTCCAATTGAAGGAGTACGCGTAACTATGTTTAGTGATGAAGGATTTCGTCTTTGGAACCTGAAGGGAAGTTCGGCGACCTACGGAGACAATGGAATCGTTGAAATGACAAATTTGGATCTTCAGATTTATCAGGGGGAGCAAGGTAAGGATATGGATATGCACATCCAGAGCGCTGAAGCGGTTTATCAATCTATAGACCAGGCTGTTTCTGGTGATGGCGGTGTAATTGTTGATGGCGAATTTTATGAGATTGAGGGCGAAAATTGGAATTACTCTCAGGATGATCGGATAATTCATGTCCATAAAAACGTTAAAGTGGTAATCGATTATGAGTTGGAGGCTTTCCTAAAATGA
- the lptB gene encoding LPS export ABC transporter ATP-binding protein: MVSPITISTSDLEKSYSGKKVVNKVNVNVAAGEVVGLLGPNGAGKTTTFYMIVGLIPATRGKVLVGNIDITPYSMHRRSRMGIGYLPQEPSVFRNLSVQDNIKAIVETLPITRIARKEKVDKHLEELGLTQIAKQKAYTLSGGERRRLEISRALVTEPKFLLMDEPFSGVDPINVAEVQKIVLELSDKGIGILITDHNVRETLSIVDRAYLLHNGEVLREGTSNFLTNDEVSREFYLGENFNM, encoded by the coding sequence ATGGTTTCACCCATAACTATTTCAACCAGTGATCTTGAGAAAAGCTATTCTGGGAAAAAGGTCGTTAATAAAGTAAACGTCAATGTTGCGGCCGGTGAAGTTGTCGGGCTTTTAGGACCAAATGGGGCTGGAAAAACGACGACGTTTTATATGATTGTCGGCCTGATTCCGGCCACCCGTGGAAAGGTGTTGGTTGGGAATATCGACATCACCCCGTACTCAATGCATCGACGTTCTAGAATGGGCATAGGTTATTTACCACAAGAACCTTCGGTATTTAGAAATCTTTCAGTGCAGGATAACATTAAGGCGATTGTTGAAACCCTTCCGATTACTCGAATCGCCAGAAAAGAAAAGGTGGATAAGCATCTTGAAGAGTTGGGGCTCACCCAGATTGCAAAACAGAAAGCCTATACTTTAAGTGGAGGTGAACGGCGGCGATTAGAGATCTCAAGAGCCTTGGTAACTGAACCGAAATTTCTTCTGATGGATGAGCCCTTTAGCGGGGTTGATCCGATCAATGTTGCTGAAGTTCAAAAAATTGTCCTGGAACTGAGTGACAAGGGAATAGGGATTCTCATAACGGACCACAATGTCCGCGAAACTTTGAGTATTGTAGACCGTGCCTACCTTCTCCACAACGGAGAAGTATTGCGTGAAGGCACCAGTAATTTTCTCACAAACGACGAAGTAAGCCGGGAATTCTATCTCGGTGAAAATTTTAACATGTAA
- the hprK gene encoding HPr(Ser) kinase/phosphatase — MDLRSAPRLVESIEVGSFYSKFKDNLKLTLAAGDEGLKKVIKEKSINRPGIALSGFLTFFAAERIQLFGAGEMAYMETLTHADQEDILLKFAELEIPCVIVSRDYEPTRIMIEVSNRYDISLFRSPLSSKDIVTAATLLLEYEFAPTVTEHGTMLDIKGIGTFLRGKSGIGKSECALALIERGHSLVADDLTYIKLINDKELMANSSELNRGYMECRGIGIINVGDLFGIRNVRLEKRIDMVVTFNEWSIEHDEDRTGLEESYFTIMGIDVPHIEIFIRPGRDLARLVEVAAMVRAAKIMGHDSAQEFNQRLIDHMAKQSPK, encoded by the coding sequence ATGGATCTCCGTTCAGCACCCAGGTTAGTAGAAAGTATTGAGGTCGGTTCTTTCTACTCTAAATTCAAAGATAATCTTAAACTGACTTTGGCCGCCGGAGACGAAGGACTTAAAAAGGTAATAAAAGAAAAAAGCATTAATCGGCCCGGCATCGCTTTGAGTGGTTTTTTAACATTCTTTGCAGCCGAAAGGATACAATTATTTGGAGCTGGGGAGATGGCTTACATGGAGACTCTGACGCATGCTGATCAGGAAGATATCCTTTTAAAATTTGCCGAATTAGAGATCCCTTGCGTGATTGTCTCTCGGGATTACGAGCCTACAAGAATCATGATCGAGGTTTCAAATCGGTACGACATTTCTTTGTTTCGTTCACCCTTGAGTTCCAAGGACATTGTTACAGCCGCTACACTGTTGCTTGAATACGAGTTTGCTCCCACCGTTACTGAGCATGGCACGATGCTGGACATCAAAGGTATCGGAACTTTTCTTCGTGGCAAAAGCGGGATTGGGAAAAGCGAATGCGCTTTAGCATTAATTGAACGAGGGCACAGTTTAGTCGCGGACGATTTAACCTACATTAAACTGATTAATGATAAGGAACTAATGGCGAATAGTTCTGAATTAAATCGTGGTTATATGGAATGCCGAGGCATTGGAATTATTAATGTCGGTGATCTTTTTGGTATTCGTAATGTTCGTTTGGAAAAAAGAATCGATATGGTTGTTACTTTTAATGAATGGTCGATTGAGCATGATGAAGATAGAACTGGGTTAGAAGAAAGCTACTTCACTATTATGGGAATTGATGTACCCCATATTGAAATATTTATTCGACCTGGTCGCGACCTTGCTCGACTTGTCGAAGTGGCCGCGATGGTAAGAGCTGCTAAAATCATGGGCCACGATTCTGCTCAAGAGTTCAATCAACGTTTGATTGATCACATGGCTAAACAATCTCCAAAATAA
- the dnaA gene encoding chromosomal replication initiator protein DnaA: MSQYSKVENFWEAVKPELENRFKGDVYDMWFKPMSCLQQTDTEVMLSVPNEFSAIWVADNYLELILDKIRLVAGRPVKVSLKVFDDVAKLREQELDLGISKKVDADRAGELITRETRAELRPTIGNFLNPRNTFENFVVGQNNNLAHAASVAIANAPAKAYNPLFIYGDTGLGKTHLMHAVGHFILKNNRTAKVAYVSTEKFTNEFIRAIQENTLVKFRMRYRSVDVLLIDDIHFLAGKERIQEEFFHTFNDLFESGKQIFLTSDRPASEISKLESRLVSRFQWGLVSDMQAPDLETRVAILANKAQSLDMRLPDDVLQFIAEKVSRNIRRLEGALTRVASYNALMGKTVNLEVAEQLLGDILQEEAQNQVTIEKIQKRVADYFNLRLSDMVSRRRPANIAFPRQIAMYLSRILTSHPLQEIGETFGGRDHGTVIHACKTVENIMDQDEAVRRSVEYLKTQLAKSGG, from the coding sequence ATGTCACAATATTCTAAAGTAGAAAATTTCTGGGAAGCTGTAAAACCAGAGCTCGAAAATCGATTTAAAGGTGACGTTTACGATATGTGGTTCAAGCCAATGAGTTGCTTGCAGCAAACCGACACCGAAGTTATGCTGAGCGTCCCAAATGAGTTCTCAGCCATCTGGGTCGCTGACAACTATCTCGAGTTGATTTTGGACAAGATCCGTTTGGTTGCAGGTAGACCGGTAAAAGTGTCACTTAAAGTGTTCGATGATGTGGCAAAACTGAGAGAGCAGGAGTTAGATTTAGGAATTAGTAAAAAAGTAGATGCCGACCGAGCCGGTGAGTTAATAACCAGAGAGACCCGTGCAGAGCTGCGGCCTACGATCGGAAATTTTTTAAATCCCAGAAATACTTTTGAGAATTTTGTTGTCGGCCAAAACAACAATCTTGCTCACGCAGCATCCGTCGCAATCGCCAACGCGCCAGCTAAAGCCTACAATCCACTTTTCATTTATGGAGATACCGGGTTAGGGAAAACGCACCTCATGCACGCGGTTGGACATTTTATTTTAAAGAACAATCGCACTGCAAAAGTTGCCTATGTTTCCACCGAGAAATTTACCAACGAATTCATTCGTGCGATTCAGGAGAATACACTCGTGAAATTTCGCATGCGTTACCGCTCGGTGGATGTGCTTTTAATTGACGACATCCATTTTCTGGCCGGCAAAGAACGTATCCAGGAAGAGTTTTTCCACACCTTTAATGATCTCTTTGAATCGGGAAAACAAATTTTCCTAACCAGTGATCGACCAGCGAGTGAGATCTCAAAACTTGAAAGCCGTCTAGTCTCTCGATTTCAATGGGGATTGGTTTCGGACATGCAGGCACCTGACCTTGAGACGCGCGTGGCTATTCTCGCCAATAAAGCGCAATCACTCGACATGCGACTCCCCGATGATGTGTTGCAATTTATTGCGGAAAAAGTGTCACGGAATATTCGACGATTGGAAGGTGCACTGACCCGTGTCGCTAGTTACAACGCATTAATGGGAAAGACCGTTAATCTTGAGGTGGCGGAGCAGCTTTTGGGCGATATCCTTCAGGAGGAAGCTCAGAATCAAGTTACAATCGAAAAAATCCAAAAACGCGTTGCGGATTATTTTAATTTGAGACTTTCAGATATGGTAAGCAGAAGGCGTCCCGCAAATATCGCTTTCCCAAGGCAAATCGCCATGTATCTAAGCCGTATCCTCACAAGTCATCCGTTGCAGGAGATTGGAGAAACTTTTGGTGGCAGAGATCATGGAACCGTTATTCATGCCTGCAAAACAGTGGAAAACATCATGGATCAGGATGAAGCTGTCCGCCGTAGTGTAGAATACCTGAAGACGCAGTTGGCAAAATCAGGGGGTTAA
- the ligA gene encoding NAD-dependent DNA ligase LigA: protein MSEDCENRLKELSDIIRYHNDRYYREAVPEISDREYDRLKEELAELEKIHHNHNETLLLADEIGDDRLSGFTTYRHREPMQSLDNTYNFEELLEFEKRLHRLLGREDLEYLVEPKIDGVAVSLTYENGQFVKAVTRGNGIEGDEITANFDLIENFPRELAPPYPDILEVRGEIYMTLQEFERINKIREQDGLPLFANPRNLAAGTIKMLDRKEVKNRNLTWVSHGRGFCEPNNFNTLTDFFGALRNWGFPLVENHWVETGIENSIEAIKSLDQLRKTYAYPTDGAVIKLNELELQNEAGNTSKAPRWAIAYKFEAEQATTQIKDIVIQIGRTGTLSPVAILEPVQLAGTTVSRATLHNSDEISRKDVRINDFVKVEKAGEIIPAIIEVVLEKRPVDSNTFKFPEECPACGTKVVRVEGEAAHRCPNSQFCPPQIRRRLQFFASRQCMDIEGLGEAVVDQLVGKELATSLPELYSLTQDELLTLEKFGEKSAENLLNALEKSKSQELWRLIHGLGIPHVGASVAKLLSKTFLCLSGILSATEEDLVAIEGIGDIVANSIILFFKDLSNQTIVNELIKAGLNDTEQAPDESGNREAVVGKTFVITGTLPTMKREEAKALIEKAGGKVSSSVSKKTDFLLAGESAGSKLSKAESLGVNILTEEALLEFLK from the coding sequence ATGAGCGAAGACTGTGAAAACCGTCTCAAAGAGCTAAGTGATATCATTCGATACCACAATGATCGCTACTACCGGGAAGCCGTCCCAGAGATATCTGATAGGGAGTATGATCGACTAAAGGAAGAGCTGGCCGAACTTGAAAAGATACACCACAACCATAACGAAACACTATTATTGGCGGATGAAATTGGAGATGACCGCCTCTCAGGATTCACTACCTACAGGCATCGTGAACCTATGCAAAGCCTTGATAACACCTACAATTTTGAGGAATTATTAGAATTTGAAAAGCGTTTGCATAGATTGCTTGGCCGTGAAGATCTGGAATATTTGGTGGAGCCAAAAATCGATGGTGTTGCCGTAAGTCTTACCTATGAAAACGGTCAATTTGTTAAAGCAGTCACCCGCGGAAATGGAATCGAGGGGGACGAGATAACTGCAAACTTTGATTTGATAGAAAATTTTCCCAGAGAACTAGCCCCCCCCTATCCGGATATTTTGGAAGTCAGAGGAGAAATTTACATGACCCTGCAAGAGTTTGAGCGAATAAACAAAATTCGTGAGCAAGATGGGTTACCCCTGTTCGCCAACCCAAGAAACCTCGCTGCTGGAACAATAAAGATGCTGGACCGTAAGGAAGTTAAGAACAGGAATCTTACCTGGGTATCGCATGGGCGAGGATTTTGTGAACCAAACAATTTTAATACCTTAACCGACTTTTTTGGCGCTTTACGTAACTGGGGCTTCCCCCTGGTCGAAAATCACTGGGTAGAAACAGGTATCGAAAACAGTATCGAAGCTATTAAGTCTCTTGATCAGTTACGTAAAACCTATGCATATCCCACAGATGGAGCGGTGATAAAGCTAAACGAACTGGAGCTCCAGAATGAAGCAGGTAATACCTCGAAAGCTCCCCGTTGGGCGATCGCATATAAATTTGAGGCAGAACAAGCGACGACTCAGATAAAAGATATTGTAATTCAAATCGGTCGAACCGGCACGCTCTCCCCTGTGGCCATTCTGGAACCTGTCCAACTTGCAGGTACAACCGTTTCCAGAGCAACACTTCACAACAGCGACGAAATTTCCAGGAAAGACGTCCGTATAAATGACTTTGTAAAGGTAGAAAAAGCCGGAGAAATTATCCCAGCCATTATTGAAGTTGTATTAGAAAAACGTCCAGTTGACTCAAATACGTTCAAGTTCCCCGAAGAATGTCCTGCATGTGGAACAAAAGTCGTTCGAGTGGAAGGCGAAGCGGCACATCGCTGTCCCAACTCTCAGTTTTGCCCTCCCCAGATAAGAAGACGTTTACAGTTTTTTGCGTCTAGGCAATGTATGGATATTGAGGGATTAGGGGAAGCGGTGGTGGACCAATTAGTAGGAAAAGAGTTAGCGACTTCATTGCCAGAGCTGTACTCCCTTACGCAAGACGAACTTCTAACCTTAGAAAAGTTTGGAGAAAAATCAGCTGAAAATCTGCTTAACGCTTTGGAGAAAAGTAAATCGCAGGAATTGTGGAGGTTGATACATGGACTCGGCATTCCTCATGTTGGGGCATCTGTTGCAAAACTTTTAAGCAAAACCTTTCTTTGTTTGAGCGGAATACTTTCAGCGACCGAGGAGGATCTTGTCGCAATCGAAGGTATCGGCGACATCGTTGCAAATAGCATAATATTATTTTTCAAAGATCTCAGTAACCAGACAATAGTCAATGAGTTGATAAAAGCTGGCCTAAACGATACGGAACAGGCTCCTGATGAATCAGGAAATCGTGAAGCAGTAGTCGGAAAGACATTTGTAATAACAGGGACATTGCCAACAATGAAACGGGAGGAAGCAAAAGCTTTGATCGAAAAGGCTGGAGGGAAAGTGTCGAGTTCGGTCAGTAAAAAGACGGACTTTCTCCTTGCTGGAGAAAGTGCCGGTTCAAAACTTTCAAAGGCAGAATCACTAGGAGTGAATATTCTAACTGAGGAAGCACTGTTGGAATTTCTAAAATAA
- a CDS encoding VanZ family protein, producing MKPWIWPFLLAITIVLASGVNTTNPIDVNHSDKVVHFLVFGLIAIMVVRIQKPGTLIWALISFFVVSGFGALDEFRQSFTPGRSVEFADWLADTLGAGIAITSYKVLPWFSSFLEVNIPQKLDKKAAPQKNN from the coding sequence ATGAAGCCATGGATCTGGCCATTCTTACTAGCGATAACAATCGTCTTAGCTTCGGGAGTTAACACAACCAATCCAATTGACGTGAATCACAGCGACAAAGTGGTGCACTTTCTGGTCTTTGGGTTGATTGCCATTATGGTAGTGAGGATTCAAAAACCCGGCACTTTGATTTGGGCGCTGATCAGCTTTTTTGTTGTTTCAGGTTTCGGTGCCCTGGATGAATTTCGACAATCCTTTACACCCGGTCGGAGCGTCGAATTTGCGGACTGGCTAGCCGACACCTTGGGAGCAGGAATCGCGATTACTTCTTACAAAGTATTACCGTGGTTTTCTAGTTTCCTGGAAGTAAATATTCCACAAAAACTCGACAAGAAAGCAGCGCCACAAAAGAATAATTAA
- a CDS encoding argininosuccinate synthase — MKIVLAYSGGLDTSVLVRWLKDHYNAEIITFAADVGQEEELDGLEEKAKATGASEHHTIDLVEEFASDFIYPIIRANAIYEGQYLLGTSIARPLIAKAQIGIAKKTGANALAHGATGKGNDQVRFELTYAALSPHMEVISPWRMDIFRQAFPGRTEMINYCAANGINVEASSSKPYSMDRNLLHISYEAGILEDPWFDPTTLDNKSMFKLTVDPTDAPNEPEYLELEFERGDCVAVNGVAGNPAAILKSLNKIAGRHGIGRVDIVENRFVGMKSRGVYETPGGSILIHGHRQLETLTMDRELMHLRDSLIPKYAQLVYNGFWYAPEREALQALIDHSQQSVSGTVRLKLYKGNITTVGRKSPYSLYDEKVASMEGVASDYNPDDATGFIHLQALRLRARSKAHKDLLKDY; from the coding sequence ATGAAAATCGTACTCGCATATTCTGGCGGCCTGGACACGTCTGTTCTGGTTCGTTGGCTTAAAGATCACTACAACGCCGAAATTATTACCTTTGCCGCAGATGTCGGACAGGAAGAAGAACTCGATGGGCTGGAAGAAAAAGCGAAAGCGACCGGTGCGAGCGAACATCATACAATTGATTTGGTAGAGGAGTTCGCGAGTGATTTTATCTATCCGATCATACGGGCTAACGCCATTTATGAAGGCCAATATCTACTCGGTACATCCATAGCGCGGCCTTTGATAGCCAAAGCTCAAATTGGGATCGCCAAAAAAACGGGAGCAAATGCGTTGGCTCACGGAGCCACCGGAAAGGGAAATGACCAAGTTCGTTTTGAACTCACTTACGCGGCTCTATCGCCACATATGGAAGTCATTTCTCCCTGGCGTATGGACATTTTCCGCCAAGCATTTCCGGGGCGAACCGAGATGATCAATTATTGTGCAGCCAACGGGATCAATGTTGAAGCGTCCTCGTCAAAACCCTACTCGATGGATAGAAACCTACTCCATATCTCTTATGAAGCAGGCATTCTTGAAGACCCTTGGTTTGATCCGACAACTCTGGATAACAAATCCATGTTTAAACTGACAGTTGACCCGACAGACGCCCCCAATGAACCAGAGTATTTGGAATTAGAGTTTGAAAGGGGAGACTGCGTAGCGGTCAACGGAGTGGCTGGCAATCCAGCAGCAATCCTTAAAAGCCTAAACAAAATTGCTGGCAGGCATGGTATTGGGCGAGTTGACATCGTTGAAAATCGTTTCGTCGGAATGAAGAGTAGAGGTGTTTATGAAACACCCGGAGGATCCATACTTATTCACGGCCATCGCCAATTAGAAACCCTGACCATGGACCGTGAGCTCATGCATCTTCGTGATAGCCTGATTCCAAAGTATGCCCAGCTGGTTTATAACGGCTTTTGGTATGCTCCGGAGAGGGAAGCGTTGCAGGCATTGATTGATCACAGTCAGCAATCTGTTTCAGGTACCGTTCGCCTGAAGTTGTATAAAGGAAACATTACAACGGTGGGAAGAAAATCTCCCTACTCTTTGTATGATGAGAAGGTTGCGTCGATGGAAGGTGTTGCGAGCGATTACAATCCAGACGACGCAACGGGATTCATTCACCTTCAAGCGTTGCGTTTGCGTGCACGAAGCAAAGCCCACAAGGACCTGCTTAAAGATTATTAA
- the argF gene encoding ornithine carbamoyltransferase, producing the protein MKHFLKSTDFKHSEVEEVFSLAKQFKKQRGHKTHSILDGQSWGMLFFKSSTRTRVSFEVGIHELGGNALYLNKNDIQISRGEPIADTAKVLSRYLHGIIIRCYEHSLLEEFAAEGSIPVVNALSDFLHPCQIYSDAFTMAERWSNGGLLLESLKGKKIAFLGDTACNMGNSWMLGAALFGMEIALAGPEGFEPGPHIKETIKQSGLEPTWSYHTDPMEAVEGADAVYTDVWVSMGMEAEKEERLQILNPYQVTQKIMNAAKSDALFLHCLPAHAGEEVTQEVLDSSASVIFDQAENRLHAQKAILAVLANASKK; encoded by the coding sequence ATGAAACACTTTCTGAAATCAACAGATTTTAAGCACTCAGAAGTCGAGGAGGTATTTTCTTTAGCCAAGCAGTTTAAAAAACAAAGAGGACACAAGACACATTCCATTTTAGACGGGCAGTCCTGGGGAATGCTATTTTTTAAATCGAGTACCAGGACCCGCGTTTCCTTTGAAGTCGGCATTCATGAGCTGGGAGGAAATGCACTTTACCTAAATAAAAATGATATCCAAATAAGTCGGGGGGAACCGATCGCAGACACGGCAAAAGTACTGTCTCGATACTTACATGGAATAATTATTCGGTGTTATGAGCATTCGCTTTTAGAAGAGTTTGCCGCAGAAGGTTCTATTCCGGTTGTGAATGCACTCTCAGATTTCCTTCACCCGTGCCAGATCTATTCGGATGCGTTTACTATGGCAGAGCGGTGGTCGAATGGAGGACTGCTTCTTGAATCTTTGAAAGGAAAGAAAATCGCTTTCCTCGGAGATACCGCCTGTAACATGGGTAATTCCTGGATGCTCGGGGCCGCACTCTTTGGAATGGAAATAGCGCTTGCTGGCCCAGAAGGTTTTGAACCAGGTCCGCACATAAAAGAAACGATCAAGCAGTCTGGACTTGAGCCAACTTGGTCATACCACACCGATCCCATGGAAGCGGTTGAAGGTGCGGACGCAGTTTATACCGACGTGTGGGTAAGTATGGGTATGGAAGCAGAAAAAGAGGAGAGACTTCAGATCCTGAATCCTTACCAGGTGACCCAAAAAATAATGAATGCGGCAAAGTCAGATGCTTTGTTTTTGCACTGCTTGCCGGCGCACGCAGGTGAAGAAGTGACGCAAGAGGTACTGGACAGTTCGGCTTCAGTGATCTTCGATCAGGCGGAAAATCGACTACATGCACAAAAAGCAATTCTAGCCGTCTTGGCCAATGCCTCAAAAAAATAA
- a CDS encoding acetylornithine/succinylornithine family transaminase: MNFTKSTETQYTKYRLNNYSAPSITLVKGEGEFVWDENNKQYLDFTTGIATVGLGHCHPALVKAIQGQAEILIHVSNLFRIKPQGDLAEALVSIAGPGRIFFCNSGTESSETLIKLSRLFGIHKSGTESPATKVIVSNNGFHGRTFGGMSATPQEKIQKGFFPMLPNFPVGKLNDIQSFAALMDEDTAAVLIEPIQGEGGIHVASKEFLQELRALCTAKNILLLIDEVQSGNGRTGTFFAHEIADIKADAVGMAKGLGGGFPIGAVWISEAYAGLFKPGSHGSTFGGNPLACAAALAVLDTIEKEDLLTRVKELSQPWIQQLEALKDQFDILNEVRGRGFLIGLDFKEDPTNIQKQLEGKGLLTVRAGGNVLRLLPPLTVAETSLQKSIEILASVFSEVATPITNQ; encoded by the coding sequence ATGAATTTTACAAAATCCACCGAAACCCAATACACAAAGTACCGGTTGAACAACTACAGTGCTCCGAGCATTACCTTGGTAAAAGGCGAAGGTGAATTCGTTTGGGATGAAAACAACAAACAATACCTGGATTTTACCACGGGGATTGCAACAGTCGGCTTGGGGCATTGCCACCCTGCCCTGGTCAAAGCAATTCAGGGCCAGGCAGAAATCCTAATTCATGTAAGCAACTTGTTTAGAATCAAACCCCAAGGTGACCTTGCAGAGGCTCTTGTTTCTATCGCAGGACCAGGGAGGATATTCTTTTGTAACAGCGGCACCGAATCCAGCGAAACCTTGATTAAGCTTTCTCGACTTTTCGGTATTCATAAATCGGGTACCGAATCCCCAGCCACAAAAGTCATCGTTTCAAATAACGGGTTTCATGGAAGAACCTTTGGTGGCATGAGTGCAACTCCCCAGGAAAAAATCCAAAAGGGATTTTTCCCAATGCTCCCCAATTTCCCGGTAGGAAAGTTGAATGATATTCAGAGCTTTGCGGCGCTGATGGACGAAGATACCGCAGCGGTTCTCATTGAACCGATTCAGGGAGAGGGAGGAATTCACGTTGCCTCAAAAGAATTTTTGCAAGAGCTTCGGGCCCTTTGTACAGCAAAAAATATCCTGTTACTAATCGACGAGGTACAAAGTGGAAACGGTAGAACGGGGACATTTTTCGCCCATGAAATTGCGGATATCAAAGCTGACGCGGTTGGAATGGCTAAAGGACTCGGAGGAGGATTTCCAATCGGAGCTGTTTGGATTAGTGAAGCTTACGCGGGGCTGTTTAAACCCGGAAGCCACGGTAGCACCTTCGGTGGGAATCCATTAGCATGTGCAGCCGCATTGGCCGTCCTCGATACGATAGAAAAGGAAGACCTCCTGACACGCGTAAAAGAACTGTCCCAACCCTGGATTCAACAACTTGAAGCACTGAAAGACCAATTCGATATCCTGAATGAGGTCAGAGGCAGAGGGTTTTTAATCGGTTTAGATTTTAAAGAAGATCCAACGAACATCCAGAAGCAGCTCGAGGGGAAAGGGCTACTTACAGTAAGAGCAGGTGGAAACGTCCTAAGGCTATTACCGCCTCTCACAGTTGCAGAAACAAGCCTTCAAAAATCGATTGAGATACTGGCTTCTGTTTTTAGTGAAGTCGCAACTCCAATTACCAACCAGTAA